Proteins from one Deinococcus sp. AB2017081 genomic window:
- a CDS encoding vWA domain-containing protein: MTAPDGLSADLAARVTAFVARLRVRHGFLLGPGEAGDALRALGAVNVLRRREVRDALRCVLTASPEQRRLFDQEFNAFFRRDGEPPPPTLPPVVPQTEAPGVEQEEQPPLPKQADEGREEQKKPAPTPQDSGDGEDGDDADMAQAQPLGESDDADDDPDEPAQTIRTKLSPNASGGGEFDAAEGDLPELLRAASALVRAVELGRSRRVKPMPRGHKLDARRTLRAAARTAGDPTELKWLGRPRRAPRFLLVLDGSRSMGRDATLLLRFAHALHLRSRRVEVYAFSTGLTRLTPLLRGAPPGKTLHLPDLGEAWGGGTRIGANLLKLARQEREHVNRDTLVFILSDGLDTGATEDMERAMRELHHRAARVVWLSPLAATPNYQPVQRAVKAALPYLDALLPAGGMDDLHALAGRLKRGGAL; encoded by the coding sequence GTGACCGCCCCGGACGGGCTCAGCGCCGATCTGGCCGCCCGCGTCACGGCGTTCGTCGCGCGGCTACGGGTGCGGCACGGCTTCCTGCTGGGCCCGGGCGAGGCCGGCGACGCGCTGCGGGCGCTGGGCGCGGTGAACGTCCTGCGCAGACGGGAGGTGCGCGACGCCCTGCGCTGCGTGCTGACCGCCAGCCCCGAACAGCGCCGGCTCTTCGATCAGGAATTCAACGCCTTCTTCCGCCGTGACGGCGAACCGCCGCCCCCCACCCTGCCACCCGTGGTGCCACAGACCGAGGCCCCCGGCGTCGAGCAGGAGGAGCAGCCGCCCCTGCCGAAACAGGCGGACGAGGGCCGCGAGGAGCAGAAGAAGCCCGCCCCCACGCCCCAGGACAGCGGCGACGGCGAGGACGGCGACGACGCCGACATGGCGCAGGCCCAGCCGCTCGGGGAATCGGACGATGCCGACGACGACCCGGACGAGCCGGCCCAGACCATCCGCACGAAGCTCAGTCCGAATGCGTCGGGGGGCGGGGAATTCGACGCCGCCGAGGGTGACCTGCCGGAGCTGCTGCGGGCGGCGTCGGCCCTGGTGCGGGCGGTGGAGCTGGGCCGCTCGCGCCGCGTGAAGCCCATGCCACGCGGCCACAAACTGGATGCCCGGCGCACCCTGCGCGCCGCCGCCCGTACCGCTGGCGATCCCACCGAGCTGAAGTGGCTGGGCCGCCCACGCCGCGCCCCGCGCTTCCTGCTGGTGCTCGACGGCAGCCGCAGCATGGGCCGGGACGCCACGCTGCTGCTGCGCTTTGCCCACGCCCTGCACCTGCGGTCGCGCCGGGTCGAGGTCTATGCCTTCTCCACCGGCCTGACCCGCCTGACCCCGCTGCTGCGCGGCGCTCCCCCCGGCAAGACCCTGCACCTCCCGGATCTGGGCGAGGCCTGGGGGGGTGGCACCCGCATCGGCGCGAATCTCCTGAAACTGGCCCGCCAGGAGCGCGAGCACGTGAACCGTGACACGCTGGTGTTCATCCTCAGCGATGGACTGGACACCGGGGCGACCGAGGACATGGAACGCGCCATGCGCGAACTGCACCACCGCGCCGCCCGCGTGGTGTGGCTCTCGCCCCTGGCCGCCACCCCGAACTACCAGCCGGTGCAGCGGGCCGTGAAGGCCGCCCTGCCGTATCTGGACGCCCTGCTGCCCGCCGGCGGCATGGACGACCTGCACGCGCTGGCCGGACGGCTGAAGCGGGGCGGAGCGCTGTAG